A genomic region of Bosea sp. 124 contains the following coding sequences:
- a CDS encoding MarR family transcriptional regulator: MRLHQRMLGQMTGRIRALGLSIPQFDLLSTLTEREGISQNELAERLYVTKGNVSGLVDRLVQAGLVERRAIAGDRRSYAMHLTPEGRRLADAGIQAQRAFVAQTLGKLPVRDLAELDRLVLAWRDLARATDDDA; the protein is encoded by the coding sequence ATGCGGCTGCACCAGCGGATGCTCGGCCAGATGACGGGGCGCATTCGCGCGCTCGGGCTCTCGATCCCGCAATTCGACCTGCTTTCGACCCTGACCGAGCGCGAGGGTATCAGCCAGAACGAATTGGCCGAGCGGCTCTATGTCACCAAGGGCAATGTCTCCGGCCTCGTCGACCGGCTGGTGCAGGCCGGGCTCGTCGAGCGCCGCGCCATCGCGGGCGACCGGCGCTCCTACGCCATGCATCTGACGCCGGAGGGCCGCAGGCTGGCTGATGCCGGCATCCAGGCGCAGCGTGCCTTCGTCGCGCAGACGCTCGGCAAGCTGCCAGTGCGGGATCTCGCGGAACTCGACCGGCTCGTGCTCGCCTGGCGCGATCTCGCGCGCGCGACGGATGATGATGCCTAG
- a CDS encoding MBL fold metallo-hydrolase, translating into MSDEIEFDRSTTTPPGEVARLSPLVRRVIAGNGGPMTFTGTCSYIVGQGRVAIIDPGPDDAAHIARLLAAVAGETVSHIVVTHTHRDHSPAVPALKAATGAAVVGCGPHRAARELAEGEVNRLDAAADRDYAPEFEMAGGDAITGPGWSLRAVETPGHTANHLAFTLAEEAALFSGDHVMAWSTSIVAPPDGSMAAYMASIETLRGMEHGVYWPGHGGPVTEPQRFLRGLVQHRRQREAAILGRLRAGDEIIAAMVPPIYQGLPPALHGAAALSVLAQLEDLVLRGVVICDEPLPSLESRYRLA; encoded by the coding sequence ATGAGCGACGAGATCGAATTCGACCGCAGCACCACGACCCCTCCGGGCGAGGTCGCAAGGCTGTCGCCGCTGGTCCGGCGCGTCATCGCCGGCAATGGCGGGCCGATGACCTTCACCGGGACCTGCAGCTATATCGTGGGCCAGGGCAGGGTCGCGATCATCGATCCCGGCCCCGACGATGCGGCGCATATCGCAAGGCTGCTTGCGGCGGTCGCAGGCGAGACGGTGAGCCATATCGTCGTGACGCACACCCATCGCGACCATTCGCCGGCCGTGCCGGCGCTCAAGGCCGCGACGGGCGCGGCCGTGGTGGGCTGCGGGCCGCATCGCGCCGCGCGCGAGCTGGCCGAGGGCGAAGTCAACCGGCTCGATGCCGCGGCCGACCGCGACTACGCGCCGGAATTCGAGATGGCGGGCGGAGATGCGATCACGGGGCCGGGCTGGAGCCTGCGTGCCGTCGAGACGCCGGGGCACACCGCCAACCATCTCGCCTTCACGCTGGCGGAGGAGGCGGCCCTGTTCTCCGGCGACCATGTCATGGCCTGGTCGACCTCGATCGTCGCCCCGCCCGACGGCTCGATGGCGGCCTATATGGCCTCGATCGAGACCCTGCGCGGCATGGAACATGGCGTCTACTGGCCCGGCCATGGTGGCCCGGTGACCGAGCCGCAGCGCTTCCTGCGCGGGCTGGTGCAGCATCGTCGCCAGCGCGAGGCGGCGATCCTCGGCCGGCTGCGGGCGGGCGACGAGATCATCGCCGCCATGGTGCCGCCGATCTATCAGGGCCTCCCGCCGGCGCTGCACGGCGCGGCTGCGTTGTCGGTGCTCGCGCAACTGGAGGATCTGGTGCTGCGCGGCGTGGTCATCTGCGACGAGCCTTTGCCCTCGCTGGAGAGCCGCTACCGCCTCGCCTGA
- a CDS encoding DUF1499 domain-containing protein, with amino-acid sequence MHRRLVFEEPVSRAAIWSRRLAWFSLAVLLLALLVFRTGEPSLEGLAPVAAAYVFVLLALLLSLLAFARIWQSGHRGVGMASGAFLLCVLMLAPAAYVGFRLATLPALADVSTDIDDPPAFSRSRVALDARNGRVPPDVPPDRRRLQRPAYPKTVPIVLEVPAEIAFDIARRAALARGWQVLESSRPGGRSGAGRVEAVARSRILRTSEDITIRVRPRADGSRIDIRSATRIGQHDLGINAARIAAFADEVELLVDSR; translated from the coding sequence ATGCATCGCCGTCTCGTCTTCGAGGAGCCTGTCTCGCGCGCCGCCATCTGGAGCCGGCGGCTCGCCTGGTTTTCGCTCGCCGTTCTGCTCCTCGCGCTGCTCGTCTTCAGGACCGGCGAGCCAAGTCTCGAGGGGCTGGCGCCGGTCGCGGCGGCCTACGTCTTCGTCTTGCTGGCGCTGCTCCTGTCGCTGCTGGCCTTCGCCCGGATCTGGCAGTCCGGCCATCGCGGTGTCGGTATGGCCTCCGGCGCCTTCCTGCTCTGCGTGCTGATGCTGGCACCGGCAGCCTATGTCGGCTTCAGGCTGGCGACCCTGCCAGCCCTGGCCGATGTCTCGACCGACATCGACGACCCACCGGCCTTCAGCCGCTCGCGCGTGGCGCTCGATGCCCGCAACGGCCGCGTGCCGCCGGACGTGCCCCCCGATCGCCGCCGCCTCCAGCGGCCGGCCTATCCGAAGACGGTGCCGATCGTGCTCGAGGTGCCGGCCGAGATCGCCTTCGACATCGCGCGCCGCGCCGCGCTCGCACGCGGCTGGCAGGTGCTGGAATCGTCGCGGCCGGGCGGGCGCAGCGGCGCCGGGCGCGTCGAGGCCGTAGCGCGCTCGCGCATCCTGCGCACCTCCGAAGACATCACCATCCGTGTCCGGCCGCGCGCCGATGGCAGCCGAATCGACATCCGCTCCGCGACGCGGATCGGCCAGCACGATCTCGGCATCAACGCCGCGCGGATCGCAGCTTTCGCCGACGAGGTCGAATTGCTGGTCGACAGCCGCTGA
- a CDS encoding biotin transporter BioY yields MADMLPLQAPTLAGAALPAVAGPRATLLRNVALAVAGSLLLVLAAKIKVPFWPVPMTLQTLAVLGLGAAYGSRLGAATVALYIAYGLAGLPVFTNTPPVAAGPLYLVGPTGGFLVGFVAAAAIAGWAAAREASLPRLIGGLVAAEVVMMLLGFGWLAFGAQMAAGITGVGFAKAFAYGVQPFLLGDLVKLALVACLARAGWSVLQRRG; encoded by the coding sequence ATGGCCGATATGCTTCCCCTTCAAGCCCCGACGCTGGCCGGCGCGGCCCTTCCTGCCGTCGCGGGCCCCCGCGCCACCCTGCTGCGCAACGTCGCGCTCGCCGTCGCCGGCAGCCTGCTGCTGGTTCTCGCCGCCAAGATCAAGGTGCCGTTCTGGCCGGTGCCGATGACGCTGCAGACCCTCGCCGTGCTCGGCCTCGGCGCCGCCTATGGCTCGCGCCTCGGCGCCGCGACGGTCGCGCTCTATATCGCCTACGGCCTCGCCGGCCTCCCGGTCTTCACCAATACGCCGCCCGTGGCCGCCGGCCCGCTCTATCTCGTCGGCCCGACCGGCGGCTTCCTCGTCGGCTTCGTGGCCGCGGCCGCCATCGCTGGCTGGGCTGCCGCGCGCGAAGCTTCGCTGCCGCGCCTCATCGGCGGCCTGGTCGCAGCCGAGGTCGTGATGATGCTGCTGGGCTTCGGCTGGCTCGCCTTCGGCGCCCAGATGGCTGCCGGCATAACCGGCGTCGGCTTCGCCAAGGCCTTCGCCTATGGCGTCCAGCCCTTCCTGCTCGGCGACCTGGTCAAGCTCGCGCTTGTGGCCTGCCTGGCGCGCGCCGGCTGGTCGGTGCTTCAGCGCCGCGGCTGA